The genomic window TCTCTGATGGACCCAAGCCTCGACGCCTGGACTGAACTAGCCGACAACAGGGTGAAGCCTTACCTTCTTATAGGACAGCTCAGCCTGCTCCGAAGTGGAGTAGCTGACCCAGCCTTTAAACTTCTCTTTGACTTCTTTAAACAGGCCATCCACACAGTCCTGGAGGAAGTGTTGGTAGTCAGCTGACTCATCATTTCCCAGGTGCCCGAGTGCCTCCAGCGTGAGGGGCTTCAGCTCTTGTTCAGTATAGGAATTACGACATCGGCTCATTTCCTCGGGAACCTGTGCGGAACGTGACagacagaaaggaggtgggtccGCCTGTACTCAATCTCAACGCCCATCAGTGGAAAAGGCTAGGCAGGAACAGTGGCCTGGTCCTTAAAGCAGCACAGGCATCTTTCCGCCAGAGGTGGGCTATCATGCTGACCTCACGTGGTACCATGAGGATATGAATAGATCACCTCCATAAAGGTATCTGAAATCTTATTCCCATGTAAGGTCTTCTTTGGAAAGTTAAGAGTAGGGGGAGTGAATTACATTGATCAAAGCAGGTTTCTCAGATACAGAAGTGGATACAGAAGTTTAATTCCAGATAatttgttgcctttttttcttttcctttttctttctttctttttttttttttgaggcagagtcgcattctgttacccagcctggagtgcaatggcagaatcttggctcattgcaacctccatctccctgggctcccgtgatcctcccatctcagcctcccaagtagctgagactacaggtgcacaccaccatgcccggctcatttaaaaaatttttttttgtagagatgaggtctcatcatgttgcctaggttggtcttgaactaccgagctcatgtgatccaccagcctcagtctcccaaagtgttagaattacaggcgtgagccacaacgcctggctgcTTTTCCTTTCTAACTAAAGGGACAATTTCATTAAGCATAATTAACTCTAGCTGatacattataatatatgtaaataagacATTCTCGGCTATTTATACCATCTCCAGCTGTGGAAAAGGTCTTCAGGTAAGACATGAACAAGTATCAAGCCTAAGACTTTGTACCTATTCACATTATCCTTAATAAAGGAGCCAAGCTTCTCACTTCCTTACCTGGAAAAGCTTCTTGCACTCGGCGATCATATGGGCCAGCCCTTGAGTGGCAGCTAGGTTTTCATTCAAATCTTTCTGATCTGGTTTGCccaaactttgttttctttgcattACCCTAGATAGAAGAAATACAGGAGGGGAACagttcaaatatttatatatttttcatccaGGTATTATTCCAGGAAacccaaagaaaagagaaaaattttttttcactggAACCTGTTTATTGTTCAATTCATTAAGAGTGTTTTTACTTTGCTCACCAGAGTATCTCAGAGTTTTGTcaacaacacacaaaaaacattAAAGAGATATGCTTTTGATGAAATCAAGGTGATTAAAACCATTTTATTAAATAGGTTCCTATTGGGAACAGGGCAGCTTGGAGGGGCAGTGTTTGCGTGGTAGGGGAGCAGCTTCTGAGAAATGTGGGAAAGGAGTCCCTGGGAGTTGGAGTAAACGGTGTCACCGTCTTTACCTGCCTGAATACACAGGCCCCCTCCCACAGGGTGAGGGCTAAGTCCATTGTTTCCTTGAGCTTTTGTCTTCATCTTATTTGATCTCTCTCCTGTACTCATCTCTAGTTCTGTATCCCATTACAGTTGGATTGCCCCAGTCAACTTTAAGAACTATttaaatgtggccaggcacaggggctcatgccgtaatcccagcacttcgggaggctgaggcaggtggatcatgaagtcaggagctcaagaccagcctggccgacatggtgaaaccccgtctctactaaaaatacaaaaattagccagacatggcagcgcatgcctgtagtgccggctactggggaggctgaggcaggagaatggcttgaacttgggaggcagaggtggcagtgagctgagactgcaccactgcactccagcctgggcgacagagcgagactccatctcagaaagaactATTTAAGCATACATTTAAACACTGTACGACTTTCAAAAGCAACCTAACCTTCACTAGCATAACTAGGCCCCAGGCCTCTAGCTAAGAAATACTTTTCAAGTTCCTTTAGAGCTGAGGAAAAGGATCAGTTGGATGGATTTAGTCTGTGGGGGTTAAGTCCCGTGAGACTGTTTTCTCATGGACACCAATAgaccagtctcaggcatgtctttattagcagtgtgagaatggactaatacagcggTCTAACTTTCTTCCTTGTTTCGGGAAAGACTCCCACAAAACCACAAATACAGAGAGTCCTAGAAGAACGCAGGCTGCCCCCTCTGTGTACACACCTCCCATGCAGCCCGTACCTGGGAGAGGAATTCTCTCTCTTCAGGGTATTGAGATGGAAGAGGGAAGGCGCTAAGCACACGGCCAGGTTGGTTGGGGTCATCTGGTTTTCTTTTACGGCCGCTGTGACATCGCTCAAGAAATAAAGCAGGGTCTGCAGAACCTCCCGGTTCTCGTCAGGCAGCAGCATGATGGCAGCCTTGATGGCCTGCAGGCGCTGGTCCTTGGGCACATCTGCACGACACCAGCACTTTCCCCATCAGCTTGGTGAATTTGCATGGATATTGCAAGGAAATGTCCCAAAGCAAGTATCGGCATCAAATACCTCAGCCCAGTACTGAACAAGCACTTGTAGAAAGTGTACTAGAGGTGAATACGGTAAAAGTTATGAATTGCCACTGGCGTCACTACCCTCAAGTATTTCCTGCCTCGTGAAGgagtgaaaaaaattttaaacacccACGATACCCACACACTCTTAAATCCACCTCAGAGTTCGGCTCTAGAGGATGCCTGTTCTTTTAGTTTACAGAACAGTTTTTTCTTAACGAcgcatgagaaaaaaaaatccctaattTACCAATCTCAATTACTGAAAACACTATACACTTTTGTTTAGTGTCGATGAAAAATCTTGTCTGAAATATGTACAAGAACGTAAGAACGGAGATCTCTCAGCCTTGAGTACAAAATGTTCAGTATCTCTGGAGGTTTTCATGAGTTTAACTGATTTGTTCATTCTTGAAATGGGAAAAGCAAGCTGCTAAAATACTCAGTTCTGAACTGAATTGAACTGAAAATATTCAGTTTAATTAATACATAGAATACATTGAATTAGTAATATCTTAAGTTTTTAGAAAGCATGCTTGAGAGGCTGTTATAAAAATGCATATGAATatgcaaatacataaaaatgcaaataaacccATAAACAATCTACATGTAGAAAATGCTGATCCCAATCGTCAGGTCTCCTTGAATAGACAACTCTTTAAAAGAGCGTGTGGTGGAAAAATCAAGTCACTCAAATGTAGCTCCATAGGACAAACTGATTAAACAGCTCCATGGTTACAACACATAACAAATACCTTGGCAAGGAAAATGTGACctgtgtttttataaaatatgaaaggATGAAACAACTAATGAAATAATCCAGACCAGCTCCATTTCTCATAAAATGAAGTCCACTGTGCCAGTCCTAGAGACAATTCGAGCGCTAAGAGAGGCTGCTTTTAAATTACATTGCTGTAATACCACACTGAGCCAAGAAAAACACAAGGCTGTAAAAGCCATAATCCTGAACTTGATCATTAATTTAGACAACTGTTTGCTTTAAGCTTTACATAAAAGTAAGAAGGGCATGGGTATTGTTTTCCCAAGTATTTCTGGCAGAAactgagatgaataacagaagaagattatgtattcattttacaGCAAGATAAAACACACAGACCCGTGAAATTTTAAATCCAACAGCCCAGCAAGAGGGAGGTGAAGCAACTGAAATTTCTGTAGACaaggtggagagagaaagagatcttGGTACCTGATCTTTATCTGAGTGCCCAGATAACACTGTTCTAGAAACTAACGAAAGCCTAACTTGGATCTGCTGGTAAAAACGTACAGTTGCATCAGTCATtagagactgggaaatttattttCGCATCATTCAGTAACTATAGAGAAACCTGTTCCACAAACAAGGAGGCAAGGAAGAAAGTGATGACATGGGTTTCCAAGAGGTCACCATGCAGACCCTCTTGTCAAAAGAACGCtatcaaggccaggcacggtggctcacacctgtaatcctagcactttgggaggccgaggtggaaggatcacttgaggtcaggaattcgagaccttcctggcccacatggtgaaaccccgtctctactaaaaatacaaaaattagccagatgtggtggcgccctcctgtagtcccagctacttgggaggctgaggtgggagaattgcttgaacctgggaggcagaggttgcagtgagccgaggtcacgccactgcactccagtctgggtgacagagcgagactccatctcaaaaaaaaaaagaatgctatcaAGGAAGCTACAAGCTTCAGTGGGTCCTATTTTTCCCCGACACCAACAATCTTAAGATCAAAGGACACTCACATTGGTAGATCTGTAGAAAGGTTTCCGAGAGTTTGTTCGTCATTAGCGGCTCAGGAAGATCTCGAAAATACTGCTTCAGCATGTCTGCCACGTCATAAGCAGACTGTCCTTCGTAGTTGACACAGTCTACCGCACCTTCATTCATCTGGCGCAGAGCCTGAATCCGGGACTTGACCCCCGATTTTCTGAAGAGCCCAACCTGTCGGAAGAGCAACACTAAGTGTGGGGTACATTCACATGGACGCAGTGTTCACACCACACAACTAGAAGACGCCGCACGTAATCCgagctcccctgagtgtgcggaCCCGCAGGCAGCACTCTCACCTGATCCAAACAATGGTTCCGGAGGTATCGCATGGCCTGCTGGATGCTCTGAGGCAACGGCTGTCCTGTGCGCTGCACGTTGACCGTCAGTGGGACCCCGAACACACTCCGGTCCTTGTAGTCTGGAACCTTGATCCTCTTCATGAACTTGGGCACGGCCCTGTTAAAGAACACAGACATGCTGGTGTCGGGGGAGACATGTTCGCTTGTCTGTCTACACTTGTCCACTTCTGCAGGTAAACCCTGTGGGCTCCAGATCTGTGCTAATATGGTggctacttaaatttaaattaaacaaaatgacaAGTTCAGTTCCCCAGTGGCTCTGGCCACACTTCAGGTGCTCCTTCGCCTTTTGTGCTCAGTACCTACTGTATTGGCTTGTGCAGATAAAGAATGTTCCTATCATCCAGACAGTTCTCCTGGACAGTGCTGTTCTAGATCTTCTAAGAGCTGGGGTTGTGAGGTTCAGTCTCATTTCCTCAGTTGGGAGTGTCTTTCCACCTTGAACCTGGAGAATTGGAGTCTACAGTCTTAAGGAAGCTGATGGATTTCCTCATAGAATGGCGGTAGAGGAAGGAACAAGCAGAAAACAACGTATAATATCCTAATGAGGTGCTTCTGATAGAGTGTGAAAAACAAGGTCTCTTTTGTCTTGACAAAAGGATAAGAATCACTTCTGAGTTCTTGATGAGATCCAAAGCATTTAGGGTCAAAAGATGCACGTAATACAGGATGGGAAAACAGCAATGAGAGCCTAACACAATGACAGCCAACTCCAGAGCTCAACAGTGAATGACCTGAAGTCAAAATAAATTCTCCTGCTGATGACCCGCAGAACATTACATTTTTAGGTTTCTAAAGGAAGATGGAAAAGGAACAATGGGGGTTTTGTGAGCCAACCCCAGGCTCTCTGGTGTCCTGAAACCAGGTCCACCCCAGCAGTATACGCAACAGCAGGAAACCCATGTCATGCATTTCAGGCTGTCAAGCAGAAATTCCAGCTCTCCAAATGACCTCTCTGAACAGGACCCGAAAGGGCAAGGCCAAACAGGAAAAGAACCTTGTGTAGGATTCCTCCCTGCTCCACAGATCCCACCATGTGAGGTTTTTACAGTTAGTTTTGAGTCACTGGAAACGCTGACCAGAACTCAAGAAGTATTATGGACTTTCAGATTCTTGAGGGTTTGGTGGGATGGGGGTGGGCAACTCAGAAATGAGAATCTAAAATATGCAGTTTTAAATAGCCAGCAGGGAAAATATTACTCTAAGCACAGAGGAACTCCAGAGAAGACAGACCGCTTTGCTTTTTGAATGCTCACCAGCGGCCATGGCATGTTACTGTTTATAGCTCCAGGAAAGGTAAAACGAAAGAGCAGAGTTAAGTTTGTATTTCCATACAGTTAAGTATATGGTATCACGGCTATAAGTGTGCATAATGCTCGCTTTGTCGGGGGAGAAAAGCCCGACGGCGGAATGTGAAAAGAACACATTACGATCCCCACCGAGAATCTGAAGCATGTGAGGATAAACCGGTCAATACTTATTTCTGTCATTCAGAACAAACAACTTCTGTATTTAGCAAGGCTCACATAATAACAGCCTTTGAACAGGAGGTGCTTTGATGCTGAAGTTAAACCCACTATGAGTCCTAAGGAGAGGAGGAGCTGAAGACAGAACAGTTTCCTTACTTCGCCGACTTTCTCAAGTAACTTGGGTTTGCTACAGTGTGCTACTAATAAAATGGGAGGCTTCTCTATTTTTATCAAATACAGTAGTTGTGCAACTGGATAATAAACACTCAGATTACTGAAAAGACTTAAGGATTCCCAGCCGacactgaaaaatacactgaGACGTCAATCTAGAAAACATTTCTCTGCTTTGCACTGATAGCAGAAAAATTAAGATGTACCCAGATTAGGCTAGATGACTCATCTAGTCTTATAGCCTACCCCTCACATTCTATATACTAAGGagctatatttttcaaagtaattatAAACAATTTGTACAATGCATTTCATCTCTACATTTGAGTCTATAATATGTTAGAGTAGTgaattccttaaaataattattcactgTTTGAGAGTCTTTGCTAGAAAAAAAGTAACCTGAATTCTTTAGCACAGGTAGATTTTTTAATGATGCTACAAATATTTGCATTGCGtccaaaatgattttttctttttttctttttttttgagacagagtcttactctgtcgcccaggatggagtacagtagCCTTATCTtggggcttactgcaacctccacctcctgggttcaagggttTCTCATGTCTCGACTTcctgagtgccaccatgcccagctaatttttgtattttagtagagatggggttttaccatgttggccaggctggtctcaaactcctggcctcatatgatccacctgcctcagaatcccaaaatgctggtattataggtatgagccaccacacccggcccaaaatGATTTCTACAAAAAGGCATGAATAGGGTTATAAGACCAGGTACTGTAAATCAAGAATTTCAAAGACAGTCTCATTAAatcttaatgtttttcttttcttccatccaAAAAGATGATCTGATACTGTGCATATATTTACTTATAGTGGATTATTCCTAATATTGGAAAGATGCCTATACCACATGGTGCAAGAGTAATGCATTCTCTCCCCCATCAACTGGCCATCTGTCACTCAGAGAGCTGAAAACTTAATCAACCAACCCACGCTGATAATTTCCTAAGACTCCACTGGCTTCAACAATATCAAATGTGGCCTCAAGAATATAGAGAGTGGCTggcgtggcagctcacgcctgtaattccagcaacttgggaggccaaggtgggtggatctcttgagcccaggaattcgagaccagcctagttaacatggtgaaactgcatctgtacaaaacagaagaaaacaaaacaaaataaaaaacaaaaaacaaaaaactagccaggtgtggtggagagTGACTGTAGTACCACCTACTCGGGAGTCCAGCCACTCTGGagcctgaagtgggagaatcgcttgagcccaggaagtcaaggtggcagtgagccaagattgcaccactgcactgcactccagcctaggtgacagagcaagaccctgtctcaaaaaaaaaaaaaaaaaaaaaaacaaccaaaaaaccaaaaaacaaaacaaaacaaaacaaaatgcagagAGAGTGATTAGTGTCATATTTTTACTGTGGGGACAACCTCAAGGAGCTGaccaaaaatatctttttttttgagacacagtctcgctctgttgcccaggctggagtgcaggggcgcgatctcggctcactgaaagctccgccttccgggttcacgccattctcctgcctcagcctcccgagtagctgggactacaggtgcccgccaccacacctggctgattttttgtatttttagtagagttggggttttactgtgttagccaggatggtctcgatatcctgacttcatgatccgcacacctcagcctcccaaagtgctgggattacaggcgtgagccaccgcgcccggccccaaaaatatctttcaaggaCAGTTGACTGATCATTTAAACTCTTACCAGCTAAAACCATGCTTGTTAGAAGGTGTGTATTTCTCCAGCAGGGCTGTTAGCTTTAGGAGTGAGTATTTCTGCAGCAGGTTCATCTGGGCCACAGACTGGCAGTTAATCTGTAGTGATACAGAGTTGAGGCTTGGCCGATGTGAGCTCTGGAAACTGTGCCATCTCAGTCGGTGCCTGCGGGAGAAGTGGAGAGAAAAGTGAGTGTAAAggctttttatttgattttatttgatttttttcttgctctgttgcccaggcagtggtgccatcagagctcactgcagccttgaactcctgggctcaagtgatcctcctgcctcagcctcctgagtagccaggactgcaggcctgtgccaccatgtctggctcattttttaattttttgtagagacggagtccaCCTAtggtgcccagcctggtctcaaactcttggcctcaagtgatcctcccaccttggcctcccaaagtattggattacaatgagccactgtgcctggcccaaaggcTTTTTAATAGATAGAAGCAACATTAGCAATGGGCTGCTTGCTGGCATCTTATCTTAGGAACTGAGAGGACTTGATTTCTATTCCATGCTTTAATCCTCATTATGGgaaaatatacacaatataaaGTGTACCGTTTTCACCATTTTTCAGTGTGCAGTTGAGTGGCACCAAGTTCATTCTCATTGTGTGACCATCTCTATCaaccatctccagaacttttttcatcttccccaacCGGAACTCCATACCCATTCAATCACATCCACTTTTTGAATTTTGGTGCTTCCTGGTCTGACACCTTCCTTAGGAATGGACATGGCTAAGAATGCCAGACTTAACCCCATTTTCTCCCACAGAACAAGCACAGGCAATCTCTTTCTGACCCCCGTGCCTCACAcctggagagaggagaaaaactgTTACCTGTTGGACCTGGTTAGGGAAGCCCCAACCCCAGAATCCCTCCTTTCCGGGATGTCAGAGGGCTCTTCCGGTTCATTCAGGGAGTTGCCTGTGCTGTCCAAGTCGCTGGGTGTGGTTCGGTCGTTGTCCACATCCAGGTGTATCTGTTTTGGAGAGGATGGGCAGGGAGAGACCGAGTCCAGGGCTGAGTCCGAATCTCCCTCATCAGAAAACTTCTCCGACCACTGATTGACTATCCGCTGCATCCCCTTCACGTGGTAGAGGATGTCGTCCAGCTCGGGGAAGATGTCCTCATTCTCCAGATCTGCCAGGTCCCCTGAACTGGAGTAGAGGATGGAGCCCGGCACGTTGTCATAGATGCTCAGGCGGCTGCTCATGGAGCTGGAAGAATTGCGCCTCTTCAGTTCCTTGGGGTTGTCGCTGCTGTTTTCCCTCCTGAGGCTGATGTGGCCAGGGCCGTGGAAGCTTCCCGTCCTCCAGTTCACAGAGCCGTTATTCCCCGAGGGGGAGAAACTGCCATTGGTGAGAGCTTTGGGGAAAGTGCCAGGCTTGTGATCTTCAGGGATGTAGAACACCGTGTCCTCTGGGTAGCTCTCGCGGTTCTTAAAGTTCTGTTCCATCACGTTGTTAAATGTTGACTGATTGAAAGGATCGAAGCCCTCTAAGTACATGCCCACCCGCTTGTTACAGGCACTGAGGCTCCGGGTCCTGGTAACAGGGCTGGGCGTGCTGACCGCGCTGCTGGTCTCCgactggctgctgctgctgctggtctgcGTGGAGTTGGAAACGCTCCTCTTTCGTACCATGGGGACGTTGATGCGGTTGCCGTTGAGGGCGGAGATCTCCACGCAGTTGAGCTGCTTCAGCTTCTCCTCATCCACCCCCTCTTGCAGGATGGGCCCGCTGATGATCAACCCCAGCTTTGAAGGCGCTTTGTGCTTGCTGTGGTGGGAGCCCTTGAGCTTCAGACTCTCCATCCGTTTCAGCAGACTGCGCGTCTTGGACTTGGCAGTTTTTTCGTGGCCTTTCATGCTGAAGCTGAAGCTGGACAGTTCCTTGGGAGACGGCAGGCTGCCGAAAGAGTCGTCATTGCCTGCCAAGTTGCTGGAGGAGCAAACGCTGATGACGGAGTTAGTCCGGGGGGTGGCAGCATCCTCGCTGGGG from Macaca mulatta isolate MMU2019108-1 chromosome 8, T2T-MMU8v2.0, whole genome shotgun sequence includes these protein-coding regions:
- the DLC1 gene encoding rho GTPase-activating protein 7 isoform X2, whose amino-acid sequence is MGDPKAHVMARPLRAPLRRSFSDHIRDSTARALDVIWKNTRDRRLAEIEAKEACDWLRATGFPQYAQLYEDFLFPIDISLVKREHDFLDRDAIEALCRRLNTLNKCAVMKLEISPHRKRSDDSDEDEPCAISGKWTFQRDSKRWSRLEEFDVFSPKQDPVPGSPDDSHPQDGASPGGTLMDRGERQEVSSVRSLSSTGSLASHAPPSEDAATPRTNSVISVCSSSNLAGNDDSFGSLPSPKELSSFSFSMKGHEKTAKSKTRSLLKRMESLKLKGSHHSKHKAPSKLGLIISGPILQEGVDEEKLKQLNCVEISALNGNRINVPMVRKRSVSNSTQTSSSSSQSETSSAVSTPSPVTRTRSLSACNKRVGMYLEGFDPFNQSTFNNVMEQNFKNRESYPEDTVFYIPEDHKPGTFPKALTNGSFSPSGNNGSVNWRTGSFHGPGHISLRRENSSDNPKELKRRNSSSSMSSRLSIYDNVPGSILYSSSGDLADLENEDIFPELDDILYHVKGMQRIVNQWSEKFSDEGDSDSALDSVSPCPSSPKQIHLDVDNDRTTPSDLDSTGNSLNEPEEPSDIPERRDSGVGASLTRSNRHRLRWHSFQSSHRPSLNSVSLQINCQSVAQMNLLQKYSLLKLTALLEKYTPSNKHGFSWAVPKFMKRIKVPDYKDRSVFGVPLTVNVQRTGQPLPQSIQQAMRYLRNHCLDQVGLFRKSGVKSRIQALRQMNEGAVDCVNYEGQSAYDVADMLKQYFRDLPEPLMTNKLSETFLQIYQYVPKDQRLQAIKAAIMLLPDENREVLQTLLYFLSDVTAAVKENQMTPTNLAVCLAPSLFHLNTLKRENSSPRVMQRKQSLGKPDQKDLNENLAATQGLAHMIAECKKLFQVPEEMSRCRNSYTEQELKPLTLEALGHLGNDESADYQHFLQDCVDGLFKEVKEKFKGWVSYSTSEQAELSYKKVSEGPPLRLWRSTIEVPAVPEEILKRLLKEQHLWDVDLLDSKVIEILDSQTEIYQYVQNSMAPHPARDYVVLRTWRTNLPKGACALLLTSVDHDRAPVVGVRVNVLLSRYLIEPCGPGKSKLTYMCRADLRGHMPEWYTKSFGHLCAAEVVKIRDSFSNQNTETKDTKSR
- the DLC1 gene encoding rho GTPase-activating protein 7 isoform X3, coding for MCREKPDTMILTQIEAKEACDWLRATGFPQYAQLYEDFLFPIDISLVKREHDFLDRDAIEALCRRLNTLNKCAVMKLEISPHRKRSDDSDEDEPCAISGKWTFQRDSKRWSRLEEFDVFSPKQDPVPGSPDDSHPQDGASPGGTLMDRGERQEVSSVRSLSSTGSLASHAPPSEDAATPRTNSVISVCSSSNLAGNDDSFGSLPSPKELSSFSFSMKGHEKTAKSKTRSLLKRMESLKLKGSHHSKHKAPSKLGLIISGPILQEGVDEEKLKQLNCVEISALNGNRINVPMVRKRSVSNSTQTSSSSSQSETSSAVSTPSPVTRTRSLSACNKRVGMYLEGFDPFNQSTFNNVMEQNFKNRESYPEDTVFYIPEDHKPGTFPKALTNGSFSPSGNNGSVNWRTGSFHGPGHISLRRENSSDNPKELKRRNSSSSMSSRLSIYDNVPGSILYSSSGDLADLENEDIFPELDDILYHVKGMQRIVNQWSEKFSDEGDSDSALDSVSPCPSSPKQIHLDVDNDRTTPSDLDSTGNSLNEPEEPSDIPERRDSGVGASLTRSNRHRLRWHSFQSSHRPSLNSVSLQINCQSVAQMNLLQKYSLLKLTALLEKYTPSNKHGFSWAVPKFMKRIKVPDYKDRSVFGVPLTVNVQRTGQPLPQSIQQAMRYLRNHCLDQVGLFRKSGVKSRIQALRQMNEGAVDCVNYEGQSAYDVADMLKQYFRDLPEPLMTNKLSETFLQIYQYVPKDQRLQAIKAAIMLLPDENREVLQTLLYFLSDVTAAVKENQMTPTNLAVCLAPSLFHLNTLKRENSSPRVMQRKQSLGKPDQKDLNENLAATQGLAHMIAECKKLFQVPEEMSRCRNSYTEQELKPLTLEALGHLGNDESADYQHFLQDCVDGLFKEVKEKFKGWVSYSTSEQAELSYKKVSEGPPLRLWRSTIEVPAVPEEILKRLLKEQHLWDVDLLDSKVIEILDSQTEIYQYVQNSMAPHPARDYVVLRTWRTNLPKGACALLLTSVDHDRAPVVGVRVNVLLSRYLIEPCGPGKSKLTYMCRADLRGHMPEWYTKSFGHLCAAEVVKIRDSFSNQNTETKDTKSR